In Miscanthus floridulus cultivar M001 chromosome 19, ASM1932011v1, whole genome shotgun sequence, the DNA window GAAGCTTTATGAACCTTTGTACACAAAGGTAGACtagttttttttctttctgtttgtactatttcatctattttttgaAAACATCTAGTTTGTGGTGTGTCCTTTTTTGTGCAAATTGCTGGTGTCAcctgttttattttatttcatcAGAGGTATGACATTGTAAATGGAGTAGTGGAGGTAGATGGTGTCAGTGATGAACCGACCGGTGAGAATGCTGCCGAGGGAAAAGAACCAGATGGTATAAAACTGAACTTGGaactcttgtttagttcccatTCTGAATGACTGATTTGTATTTAAACCATTTTTCAGCTAAAGGAGTTCCAGATTTTTGGCTTACTGCTATGAAAACAAACGAAGTTTTGTCTGAGGAGGTAAGTAATTTGACTGCCCTTCTTTCTGTGTTGTTTTCTTTCAATACATTGTTCTATGATACTGACAAGATTTCTGCTTAAAGATCCAAGAGCGTGATGAAGCCGCTTTGAAATATCTAAAAGATATCAAGTGGTCTAGAATCGAGGATCCTAAGGGTTTCAAGCTGGAGTTTTTCTTTGATACAAACCCATTCTTCAAGAATTCTGTCCTGACAAAAACTTACCACATGGTTGATGAAGATGACCCAATTTTGGAGAAAGCTATTGGGTTGGTGTTTTGTATTCTCTTTTTCCTCTGTAGGATGCTGTCGCTTTGTTCTTCTGTATCACTGCATGTTTGTGCATGGCTTACTGAACACATTGTGTTTGCAGAACTGAAATCGAGTGGTATCCTGGGAAAAACGTAACACAGAAGATTCTAAAAAAGAAACCAAAGAAAGGTTCAAAGAATACGAAGCCTATTACTAAAACTGAGGACTGTGAGAGTTTCTTCAACTTTTTCAATCCCCCACAGGTCcctgaagatgatgaggacattGATGAAGACACTGTACGTCTAAGATCTGTTGTTGACTTTTTTTTTAGTTGTCACGTTTCGTATTGCTCCATAGTGAACTGCATTCAATGTTCTATGTAGGCTGATGAGCTGCAGGGTCAAATGGAGCATGATTATGACATCGGGTAAGTGCAGTTTGCTTCCATTTCCCAAGCAATTTTGAATCCATCGCCTGCTTATAGTATTCCTGTCTATTATATCGCTCATGTACTGATATATTACTGAAATTGGTTTTCAGGACCACCATAAGGGATAAAATTATCCCTCATGCTGTTTCCTGGTTTACTGGGGAGGCTGTGCAAGGTGAGGATTTTGCTGACTTGGgcgacgatgatgaggatgatgatgaagacgacgacgatgatgaggatgaagaagaggatgaggacgaggatgaggaagaggacgaggatgaggaagaaAGCAAGCCAGCAAGGAAGGTAGGTTTGCTTGACCTGCAATCTGTTTAAATATGGGAATTGAACCTTTCCTCTTGCTAATACATACATTTCATTTCTAATTGTCTGAACAGTCGGGATCCGGTCGCAAACATAAGGTACATGATCAGAAATTCTCACGCTGAACTGAATTGTCCCTATATACCTATTTTCTTATTTTCCAGGTATTGTACCAATGCACATATCTAACTAATGGTGTGTTACAGGTACCACAGAAGGTGTCGCAAGGAAATGCCGAACAACCAGCAGAGTGCAAGCAGCAGTAAACTGGCTGGTTGCCATTTCCGGCCTGTTGCTGTTGGTGTTTGGTTGATGCAGTATTTTCCATTGAGCTGCCTAGAGGTTATGTCGGTGGTTTTATGCGCAGGCCAGATGTTGATGTTGATATGGTTTTTATTAGGTGGTGAGGGTGTTGTCTGGAGCACTTTGTGCTGCGTTGGTGGATGGAATATTGGTTTGCTACTTGTCTGCTAGTGTCTTGGGGTTTCAGCTATGTGCAATCGGATGATATTATATGGTTGTGTAATTAACTTTGCTAGCGTGCTGGAGTCGAACATTTTGGATTATTTCAAATTGTGAGTTTGATGATGATTTTGACAGCACTTGTTAACTTGACGTTGATGACTAATATCTTGTCAACTTGGCGGTG includes these proteins:
- the LOC136527322 gene encoding nucleosome assembly protein 1;1, coding for MGGAKETLDMSDLNASLPAAAAALSAEDRAGLVNALKDKLQSLAGQHADVLESLSPNVRKRVEFLREIQSQHDEIEAKFFEERAALEAKYQKLYEPLYTKRYDIVNGVVEVDGVSDEPTGENAAEGKEPDAKGVPDFWLTAMKTNEVLSEEIQERDEAALKYLKDIKWSRIEDPKGFKLEFFFDTNPFFKNSVLTKTYHMVDEDDPILEKAIGTEIEWYPGKNVTQKILKKKPKKGSKNTKPITKTEDCESFFNFFNPPQVPEDDEDIDEDTADELQGQMEHDYDIGTTIRDKIIPHAVSWFTGEAVQGEDFADLGDDDEDDDEDDDDDEDEEEDEDEDEEEDEDEEESKPARKSGSGRKHKVPQKVSQGNAEQPAECKQQ